Within the Chromobacterium paludis genome, the region CGCCACCGTGACCTCCGGCCAGCTGATCGCCAAGATCGACACCGCCGCCAAGGCAGGCGACGCCGCTCCGGCCGCCGCAGCCGCCCCGGCGCCCGCCGCCGCTCCGGTTCAGGCCGCTCCGTCCGCCGCCGCCATGCCGTCCGCCGCCAAGCTGGCCGCCGAAACCGGCGTGGACCTGTCCAAGGTGGCCGGTTCCGGCCGCGACGGCCGCGTGTTGAAGGAAGACGTGCAAGCCGCCGCCAAGCCGGCCGCGCCGTCGCAAGCCGGCCCGGTGATCGCGCCGGCCGCCAACGCCGGCGTCGCCCTGGCCTCCACCCCGGCCGCCATCAATGTGGCCGGCATGCTGTCCGGCCGTCCGGAACAGCGCGTGCCGATGTCCCGCCTGCGCCAGCGCGTGGCCGAGCGTCTGGTGATGAGCCAGCAGACCAACGCCATCCTCACCACCTTCAATGAAATCAATATGAAGCCGGTGATGGACCTGCGCGCCAAGTACAAGGACAAGTTCGAGAAAGAGCATGGCATCAAGCTGGGCTTCATGGGCTTCTTCGTCAAGGCCGTGGTCGCCGCGCTGAAGAAATACCCCATCGTCAACGCCTCCGTGGACGGCAACGACATCATCTATCACGGCTACTTCGACATCGGCGTGGCCGTGGGCAGCCCGCGCGGCCTGGTGGTGCCGGTGATCCGCAACGCGGACCAACTGTCCCTGGCCGAGATCGAGAAGCAGATCGCCGACTTCGGCAAGCGCGCCCAGGAAGGCAAGCTGACCGTGGAAGAAC harbors:
- the odhB gene encoding 2-oxoglutarate dehydrogenase complex dihydrolipoyllysine-residue succinyltransferase; the encoded protein is MLIEVQVPQLPESVSEATLMSWHKKVGEFVKRDENLIDLETDKVVLELPAPQAGVLVEIVQQDGATVTSGQLIAKIDTAAKAGDAAPAAAAAPAPAAAPVQAAPSAAAMPSAAKLAAETGVDLSKVAGSGRDGRVLKEDVQAAAKPAAPSQAGPVIAPAANAGVALASTPAAINVAGMLSGRPEQRVPMSRLRQRVAERLVMSQQTNAILTTFNEINMKPVMDLRAKYKDKFEKEHGIKLGFMGFFVKAVVAALKKYPIVNASVDGNDIIYHGYFDIGVAVGSPRGLVVPVIRNADQLSLAEIEKQIADFGKRAQEGKLTVEELTGGTYTISNGGTFGSMMSTPIINPPQSAILGMHATKERAVVENGQVVVRPMMYLAQSYDHRIIDGREAVLSLVAIKDAIEDPARLLLDL